One window from the genome of Salvia miltiorrhiza cultivar Shanhuang (shh) chromosome 7, IMPLAD_Smil_shh, whole genome shotgun sequence encodes:
- the LOC130992669 gene encoding protein RESPONSE TO ABA AND SALT 1-like — protein MVQMANFSSFYQGWLSRQEDLLRQLEALLSPVDGFDRKRECGDIIPRVIEHYREFYREKAAAVEEDVFVSISPPWMSSFERSLLWITGFRPSILFPIMDGALAEELSPGQMQRMEEVKTESRRREREITQDMARVQETVAEQPVYSLVKRFRNSVDYSVPEMHAAIDELKAAMRAVVGNADALQGWTVAEMVEVLDPVQGVRFLAAVARFQLRARNWGVERDG, from the coding sequence ATGGTACAAATGGCAAACTTCAGCAGCTTCTACCAAGGGTGGCTCAGCCGCCAAGAAGACCTGCTCCGGCAGCTCGAGGCCCTCTTGTCGCCGGTTGACGGCTTCGACCGGAAGAGAGAATGCGGCGATATAATTCCTCGCGTAATCGAGCATTACCGGGAGTTCTACCGCGAGAAGGCGGCGGCGGTTGAGGAGGATGTGTTTGTGTCGATATCTCCGCCGTGGATGAGCTCCTTCGAGCGCTCGCTGCTGTGGATTACGGGGTTTCGGCCGTCCATCCTCTTCCCGATCATGGACGGCGCGCTGGCGGAGGAGCTGTCGCCGGGGCAGATGCAGCGGATGGAGGAGGTGAAGACGGAGTCGCGCCGGAGGGAGAGGGAGATCACGCAGGACATGGCGCGGGTGCAGGAGACGGTGGCGGAGCAGCCGGTCTACAGTCTGGTCAAGAGGTTCAGGAACTCGGTCGACTACTCGGTGCCGGAGATGCATGCGGCTATAGACGAGCTCAAGGCGGCGATGCGGGCGGTGGTCGGGAATGCGGATGCGCTTCAGGGGTGGACTGTGGCCGAGATGGTAGAGGTGCTGGATCCGGTGCAGGGGGTCAGGTTTTTGGCGGCGGTGGCGCGCTTTCAGCTTCGGGCCAGAAATTGGGGGGTCGAGAGAGACGGCTAG